The sequence TCTTCATAAAACGGCTTTAACTCAATAGCCCTGTCTACAAGCTCAATTCCTTTGTCAAACATGGACATCTTCATATATAGTATGGCAGCATTCTGTAATGTTTCGGCGCTGTATTTGCCTGCTTTTTCCGCGCTACTTACCAATTTTTTGGCAGTTTCAAAATCTTCTTTCGTAAGACCTTCTGAGGATAAAAGCAAATTTGCATATTTTACTTTATAATCAGCATTAAAAGTATCTAATGACTCCGCACTTCTTATATATATCAGCGCATTTTCTCTGTTGCCTTCAGACATGGATTTTTCGTATTTGCGGTCAAAACTTGAAGCGGCCGCGAATAATACCGGCATTATCATAATTGCAAAGGACAAAACAGTCATTACTATTGGGTTGGTATTAAACGGCTTTAATTCGTTTAGCCTGTAAAATAAACCAGGCTTCGAACCGGTGCCGTCATTTCCTTTTACAACAGGCCTATTGTGTCTGTAGCCAGAATTAAACAATGCCATTAATGTCCACAACAGCAGGAATACTGAGGATATTGATAAATCAAAATCCAAGCACGAATGCAGAAACATTCCGAATATGGATGTTAACAGTGTCCCTTGCAAAATCCTGTAATTAACATCTTCTTCTTTTTTATATTTATATTCCGTAATAAACTGTACAACAATTGATAACAGCAGCATTATCAGGACTATCAACCCAATTATGCCTGTCTCTACCGCAACCTGCAGAAAATATGCATGGGATTGCGTGGACCAGTACGGGTAGGACTGGTATGCAAAAACAAGGCTCGGCCATGCCCCTCCTCCGGCTCCAATCAGCCAATTATCTTTGAACATCTGAAATCCGTCATTTAAATATATCTGTCTTTGAATAAAACTTCTTGATATCATCAGATTTTCAAATCTTGAGGCTACGGAATTCGGTATAAATTTGTATTGAAGTTTAACATTTTTTACACTTTTCCCGGTTTTGCCATCAATAATTTTAGCATTATCAATTAATACCTTTGACTTCTCTGAGTTATTGGTAATTCTAATATCTACCAATGAACCGCCCTGTGGCACTGTAAACGGAATTTCCAGAGTATCACTGTTCTTTTCGTTAATCTCTGCAAGTTTTGTGTTTCCTCCGAACATTATATTCTTTTTATCCCGGCTGCCAATCAATACTGTTAATGAATTTTCACCATCATTATTCATATATGACACATCAAGTAACAGCTTATACTCTTTACCCGGCTTCAATGCAATACTCTTCTGAAAAGAATACTTCGTTCCCCTTTCGGGATTATAGATTTCAAGCTCCAGCTCTTTCGGGATACTTATAACAATCAATATTCCGGCCAATACCAAAGCAGCAGGGATGAACAAGAAATAAGGCTTTAGCTTTAGCCTTGGCATTACTTTTAAACGGAGCCTAAATAAAAACTCCACTGCCACTGTTAAAATCAAGGAAACTATTATTCCCAATGCAATTCCCAGCCAAAGGTTCGAGCGGCTTCTGCCTGCCAAAGGTGAAAACAGCACAGGTATTACACTTGAAACTGCAGCACATAAAGCCATTAAAAAAGCTCTCAGCTTACTGCCCTCAGGAATTACAACAAGATATAATATCAGCACAATGGGTATTAATATCATAACACCACGACTCAAAGTAAGTATTATCGTCGTTACAAATACAAAGCTGCATACTCCTGCAATCAGTCTTTGCCAAATTTTTGACGATATTATGGATATCGTCAAAGTTACAAAGAATACTGCCATAAGATACGCAGCCAGTGCATTGGGATATTGGATCGTCGAATGAATACGTCCTTCAACGTAAAGACCAAAAAATTCAACCGGTATATGCAGGAAATCAAACACATTATTCAGCCAATCAACAAGTTTACCTCCAGATGCACTGTCAAGGCCAACAACACATAAACCCACTGATGCTGCAATAACAGTCCATAATACTATAAGCTTGTCTTTCATTGTTGAAGCCAAATCGGTAATCATGAAAAACACAGCAAAATACATACAATATTTCAGCCATTCTGAAATTGCAAGCCTTGTGCTGACAGAACCAAGTATCGATATAAAATAAGCAATCATCAACCCAAATGAACAGTACTCTATCGGAGTCGATATGAATTTTTTTTCTTTCTCCATATACTTAAATATCCAGAATACAGCAAAGCTTACTAATACAAATATTTCTGCCGGCAGCTGTTCTGCTTCAAAATACAGCCCTCTTACAAAAGGTGAATAAAATATTACAATTAGATTTAATATTAATATTAACATTCTAAATTTACCGTACTTGTTTTCTTCTTTTATAGATTTTACTGCCTTTTTTGCTTTCCCTTTATTCGAATTTTTATTGCTTCTACCCATTTCTACCACCTTTATGCCAATTTGTTTTATGCTTCTATTCTTCACTGTTTGCTTCTAATTAAATATTCCTTTATAAATATTATAGCAAAACTGATTCCGACTCCCACTACTCCTGCAACAGCCACATTCAAAGCCTTTTTTGGAGCAACAGGATTAGCGGGCGGAATGGCCTCAGATACTATTACCGCACTTGATCTGCCTGTCTCTGCAGACTGCATAATCATTGACTCTTTATATTTTTGCTGATATGCATTATATACTTCTTTCGACAAGTCGAGCTCCTTTTTCAGAATCTCGTACTCCTGTTGTTTTTCCGCATATTCTGTCTGGAGATTTTCAATTTCCTTCTGACATTCCTGAATGACCTTTTCGATATTTATTCTCTGAGCTTCCAGGTTTGACAGCCGAATTTCCAATTCATTAATTATGTTGGACAATTCAACGTATATAATATTTATTTGTTCTGTTGACATTTTCATGCTTGCCAGTTCTTCCGAACTAATACCTGTTTTTTCTTTAATCACTGCCGAAAGCAACGGATTAGTTAAAAGCGAACTATCTGTAACTAATTTTTGCGGTGTTTTGTTTATCAAATTTTTTGCGGTATCTAAAGACGCTTTCGTGGCATTCTCATCAATTTTGATTTGCGATAATTGGGTTTTGTATTCAGTCATTTTTTCCAGTTTTGCATCCAGCTCCATCTTAACCTCTTCAGGTCCTCTGGATTGCAACAGATAACTTTTATATTCTCCCAACAATTTTTCCATGTTCTCTTTTTCTTTTTTCATCTGATTTTCAATAAACTCCAGTGTACTCTCAGTCCGTTTTTGGTTTGTTTCGCACACAAGTTTTGCAAACCTGTCGCCAACCAGATTTGCTATCTTTGCTGCTGTCTCAGGATTCTCATCAGTCACCTTTATTGTAATCAAATCTGTATCTTTTATTTCATTTAAGGTTATTTTAGATGCTATTGAACTTAGGGGAACATCTTTCATATCCATTTCTTCACGAATATACTCCAGTATCACAGGATTTTTTACTTGTTCCCTATAGTTATCAACAGACATCTCCGGGTACTGCAATATGTCATCGATTAAGGATGAAAAATTGTTAACGTCACCATCTCCTGACTTTACCTGTTCTTTTATTTGACTCTTTTTAATGGATGAAATCATCAGCGTCGTTTGTGCCACATAAACCGGCTTTATAACAAATGCGTTTACTGCAATGCCAATAGCTATGCAAACTGCAGTTACAGCTACTATAATCCATTTACCTTTAATGATTATTTCAATTAATTCTCTCAAGCTTATCTCTTCCATCTATTCTGCCCCCATCTGCGTTTATCTCACAGGATATAAAGCCATAGTCTCTTTTTAGGCGGGAATCCAATAATGATGGAGTAATGCCATTGTGCAGTACTCCTTTTGAATTGCCTATTTGTTAACTTTAAATCATTATTATTGTATATAATTAATGTTTTGATGTCAATTAGAAATATAAGGAGGCTTTTTTGTATGAAAAAAGGCTTCCCATTTGGGAAGCCTTTTTATCCGAAGTAAGATTATTGAACCTTTACCTCTTTATTTTCGAACTTGTTGAGTGCATTACCAGCCTCGTCTGTGATATACTTCACAGTATCCTTAGTTGAAACTTTAAGAGTTCCTGTGAAGTCAGCATAGTCGTCACCTTTGAGTGTAACTGTTATCTTGTTATCGATAGCTGCTACATCATAGTCGATACCAGCTTCAAGAGTCTTGCTACCGTTCTTGATTACGAGGTCGGTTGCACCCAAACCAGCTGAGTTGTTCAAGAACTTGATGTCTTCATCGAATGTCAATGTGAATCCTTTCTTTGATGCATCGCCGTATACACCATTAGCTACGCTTACAAAGCTTGGTGCAAACTTATCATCAACTGGCTTCGAAACTGCTCCTGTTGCCATTTCCTTACCTGTATCGGATTTAATTTCACCCACAATGTAGAGCGTATAACCTGTGATGTCTCCGGAGTTAGCAGGACGTACTGCATCCGGGAGTACACCCTTAACTATTGTTTTACCATCATCATAGGTGATTGAGCTTATTCTTGTGAGTGCAACTTTGTTGCTGCCTCTTTCTACTTCAAAGTCAGTCTTTTCAACAGTTGCCTTGTCAAGGATCTTGTTAATTACTATTTCAATTTCAGTCTTGCTGATAATTCTAATTTCTGATACTTCTGGTGCTTGCTCTTCACTCAATTTCTTTGCCTTAACATCGAATGCACTTATAGCATTACCAGCTTCATCCTCAACGTTAGCAATTGTGAGTTCGTAATCTACGTTAAGATCTACATCACTATCAACAGTTATTCTTACTTTGTTCTTGTCAGAGCCAAACAATTCAATTTTCTTAATTTCTACTTTCTTATCGTTGTCATCTACGAGTTTGTAGTTGTCCTTGTTCAGTACTGAACCGTTGCCCTTTGTTGACATAGCTTCGCTGTATCTTACATAGATGTAGTTGTCAACAAATGTTACTTCTTCAATTGTCGGAGCTGTCTTGTCAGTTACTTCAAATTCAATAGTAACTGCTTTCATTTCGTTTTCAGATACTGAAGTATCTTTAATACCCTTAATATCTATTGTATATTTTCCACCACTAAGCTTTTCATCCAAAACAATTGTTACCTTTGTTTCATTGCTGTCATATGTGATGCTTGAAATAGCTGTGTCTATTTCTTTTCCGTCTTTCTTAATTACATAGTTGTCCTTATCTTTTGCCTGGTTCTCGTTTACATCTTCGCTGAATACAACCACGATTTTATCTTCTGCTTCAGCTGTTACACTTTTTACTGTTGGAGCCTCATTATCGGCTGCTACTGTAGCAGTAAGTTTAAGATCGGACTCGAGCTTGTTGCCCCATGCATCTACTACAGCGTCATCATCTACTTCCTTGAGGATTGTTATAGTAACGTTTCCTACCGGAAGCAGATATACAGGATAGCCACCATCGTTCTGGTCTTCAGAGAAGTACAAAGTATAAACTTTGTTATTGTCTGAAGCTACAACTTTAGTTGGCTTCCAGGAAGAATATGTCTGATAGAAGTAATCTCTTGTAAGAGCTGCTTCATCACCAGAGTAACCATCTCTTGTAGCAGGCTCATTGAATTCAATTACTACTTTGTTCTGTGTTGCTTCTTTTACTTTAGCAGTTGGAGGAGTTGTATCTTTTACATACTCCAAGTCAAAGGTCTTTGTTCTCATTATGTTTCCAGCATAGTCTCTGTAACCTTTAACTTTTACTTTGTAAGTTCCTTCATTCAATGAACTTACGCCCAGTTCTACAGTTAATGTTCTGTAGTCCTGTGACAGTTTTTCTTCACTTACATAATAAGTTCCGTCATTAACGAGAACTTCTGCATCTGAGCTGCTCTGAACAGGTTCTGAGAATTTAATTTCAAAGGAGTTCGGACCTATCAAAGCAATGGATTCAGCTTCCGGATTTTCGTAGTCAGCAGGTACTACAGTCTTAGTAACTTCTTCCTTCAAGCCAGTTGCTGTTTTAATTGTTACTTCGATTTCTTCTTCAGCTGTCATAGCACCAGCAACTGTCAATGTAACTGTAGTCTTGTCTTCTGATACTGTAACCAATTCAATAGTATTGTCTTCAACTGAGTAGCTGGATTTTTCATCAGCTTTTGAAGCTACTTCTCCGTTGAATTCAATTACAATTTCCTTAAGGTTAGGAGCCTTAACATCTACAACTTGGAGTTCTTCAGGTGTTACTATAACCTTGAGAGTAGCCTTTGGTTCTCTGTAAGCCAAACCGCTGGCACCTTTGATAGTACCTTCGATTTCCTGTTCACCAACTTCTGAAGTATCAACTGTAGGCCATTCAACTGCAAGTTTTTCAGTTGTGTCATCTTCATATACTACTTCTACTTCTTCAGGAAGTACAGGTTCTTTTCCAACCTGAACCTTAACAGCATCCAAAGCTTTTACTTCCTTGATGGCTTTCAAAAGAACACCGAGTTCTATAGCAAGTTCTTTGGAAACATTTCCGTTCTCTACGAGAACCTCAATAACTGTCTTTCCTGTAGCTTTGTATACAGCCTGCAAAGCTGAGAAAGCAATACCAACCATTGAGTCTCTGTTGATTCCGTTCTTGTTGTTGAACGCTTCAGCTTGTTCTGCAGTCAAGCCGCCAAACTCTTGCAACTTGTACGCAGCTTCATCGAAAACAAAGTCTCCGTCATATCCCAACTGCTGAAGAATCAATGAGCAGAAAGCCAAGCCGTTGAGGTCTGCGTTCGGAAGGAATGTTCCGTCCGGATAACCTTTTACATATCCCTTTTCAACTGCATAAGCCACTTGTCTTTGTGCCCAGTCTGCAATGTCAGCTGCATCTTTGAATTTAGCAGCAAGTGTCTGAGCTGCCTCATCCATTGGAATTTCCAATGCATCGTCTTCCTGACCGAACAGTCTGAGGAGCATAACTACTCCGGTCTGTCTGTCAAGTTTACCTTCCAAGTTTGGAACATACTCTGTTTCTGATGTTCCTTTGTATAAGCCGAGCCTATACAAAATTTCTGCTTCTTTTTCATAGCTGAATGAATCAGCAAATGCAGGCACTAAGAGAGTTGAAATCACTGAGATTACAACTAACACTGCCAGCACTTTTTTGAGATTCTTCATACTCTCAAATCCTCCTTGTATGTTTTTTTTGGGAAGCAGGCTTGAAATTAAAGCCAGGCTACGCCTTATCCCTTTTGTTTTTTAACCTGACCTATCTTGCTTTTTCTTCAAGACTGGCGCACACAACCTATCTTGAATTCAAGCTTATTATACCATTGGCCTATAAGTGAGTCAACAATTTGAATTTAAGTGTAAAGAAATTGTAACAGAATTGAAACAAACTGTTTTGTTTGAATGACTAGGTAAAATCAGTAGTTTCAATGATTCTTATTATACTACAAGATTGCTGGAAATACAATTATATAAGTTGATTTTTCTGGGAAATGATTTTTGATGTGCATTTAAAAAGCCGGTTTTCACCGGCTTTTCCTACGCATTAAGGCAATACTACTTGCTTGAGAGGTTTCTTTCCGCCATCTCTATAGCCTTTTTGACTATATTACCGCAGTCCCTTGAAGTAACAGAGCCCCAACCTTCCCTTGCAACGGTGTCGTACACTCCAAGCTCCTTTGCAATTTCGGTTTTGAGCTCCTCTGACATTATACCTCTTCTGCTCATCGTATTTGCCTCCTTTTTGCATTGGCCTGAAAAGACCAATGTCAAAAAATTTTGCGTACATAATTATTATCCTCATTTTTTAATTATTAATTTGTTGAAATTTTTTCAGCCTGCTCAATTCTACGGAGATTTCCTGCTAATACATGATTTTGAAGGATTTTTTGGAATTTTTTGTTCCCAACTTTCTGTTATGTTAATATACTATAATATGCGTCTTCAATATTACTTATATTTACTGTCATGATTGTCATACTATATCAAATCCATAAAGTCAGGGTGATCGGTATGTCTTTTTCCGCAAGGGAACTGTTGGCACGGCTTATCAAATGTGAAGCCGGAGGAGAAGGAGTAGACGGTATGAAAGCCGTCGCAACTGTTGTTATGAACCGCGTGCACGCCTCCTACGGAGAATACCTGCGAGTCTGCCAGGGAGACCTTCGAAAGGTGATTTTCCAGCCCCGTCAGTTTACATGCGTAATGGGCAAAGTATATGGCGAAGTAAATCCTCAAACAATCTGGTCAAACCCACCCGAGCAAATTCACTACGATGTTGCCGACTGGGCACTGGCAGGAAACAAGCTTCCGGGGGTGGGCGAATGCCTTTGGTATTACAATCCCTACAGTCCAACGTGCAGCCAGTACTTCCCCCCAACCGGTACAGGCAAATTTGTAACCCGTGTCAACCAGCACTGTTTTTACAGACCTACTGAACTGTATGCACAAACTTAAAACATAATAAAAAATTATCCTTTAGGTAAAATAACTCATTATGGAGGGAAACTTTATGGCAAATTATTTTAATCCGTGCAACTGTCAAGGTTTTTATAACAATCCGGACCGTCAAACCACTCCCGGTCAGTTTTCTCCGGGAAATGTTAACGGTTCACCATCTGTAACGACTCTGCCGCCCTTGCCCACAGGTTATCCCACAGGCCCAATGTACAGCCCTATGCTCCAACCTGCGGCCGTTACACCTCAAACGGTTCCTTCGGCCCCCTCTATGGAACCTGAGCCTGAAACCTTGCAAAATATTGCCTATACCCAGGGATATCTCAAGCAGCATATAGGCGCACGGGTAAAGGTTGAATTTCTTATCGGCACCAACATGCTTGTGGACAGGGAAGGTACTTTGGTTGACGTGGGCACAAGCTACATCATAATCAGAGAAGTTGATACGGACGATTTGTTGCTTGCGGATTTATACTCTATTAAATTTGTCCGCTTCTACTATTAGCTGACATTTGTCAACCGGTGCCGCCTCAGGCTGATTGGCTGCAGCAGGTTAATTGGCTGAACTATGTAAAAACTGCAATTAACAAAGATCCAATTAAACTTGCAAAACAAAGATTGAGATGACACCGCTTTGTGTCATCTCAAAGTATCTTATACCTTTTATACTGCATATATTACATTCTGGAAGGTTTCGCAGGTTTGGATATCTCACACAACGCCTCCGAAGCTTCCATTTCAAACCTTGTATCTGCAGCTATGTCTCCTAAAGAAAGCATTCCCACAAGCTGATTGTTTTCAACCACAGGAACTCTTCTGATCTGCTGATTTGCCATGAGTTTTGTAACCTCTTCAACATCCATGTCCGGCGTTACGGTTGTAACCTGGGATGTCATAACATCCTGGACTTTTGTGTCTTTTGGAGTCTTGCCATGGGCTACGTTTCTGACAACGATATCCCTGTCGGTTACTATTCCCACAACACCCTGGTCATAAACAGGAATGGAACCGACATTGTGTTTTTGCATCAGCTGCGCCGCCTCAACAACACTGCTTTGAGGTGAAACATATGCCACGGTTTTTGTCATTTTATCTCTAACTTTCAAGCTTATCATCTCCTTATTTCTTTTTCAATTTTATTTTCCCCCTGCGCCGCCATTTCATAAAATGAAAATATAGACAACGCAACATATATCCATTTAATCCATCATTTACTTTTTATATTCCGGCTGTTTTTTATTTATAATATCTCATTGGAATGTTATAATTAAAATTGATCACGTCATTTGAATTCTCAGCTTAAATTTTCAAAACTACCGGCAAGGGATTGATGTCTGTGCGCCAAGTACGTAACCGCAAAATTTTTATAATGATTGCCCTGTCACTTTTTCTTTTATTTGTGCATTTCAGGCAAATTAATGCTTTCTTTATTGGTGCCTTTTACAATAAAAACAATCTGAACATTTACCTTGACCTTATAAACAGCCAGGTTCACACAATTTCATCAGAGCCGTCAAACAAAGTATATCTAAAAGCTGTAGTTAAAGATGCAAACGGAAAACTCATTCCCCATATTGAAGTTAACTTTGAAGCTTCAAAAGGCATGGGTACGGTACAGCCTGCAAAAGCCGCAACCGACAGCCGGGGTGAATGTTTTGTCACTTACGTCCCCGAATACTATTACAACCTTAGTCCTGATGCGAATCCACGGCATGTTGTCATTACTGCTTCAATTGCCGGCACCGACACAAACTCAACGGTAAAACTGAACCTTGTTCCGGCACCCGTCGTCTTTGTGCATGGATACAGGGAAACTGCGGATGTTTTTGACAATTTGAATGAATTTATTTCATCAAAAGGGTATACTTGCATTTCCCTGAATTATGACTCAACTTTGGGAATAGAGCATAGTGCCAAAGAACTGGAGCTGTTTTTGCAAAAGCAAAAAAAGGATTTTTTAAGTCAGGGAATCCTTGTAAACAAATTTGACCTGATTACCCACAGTATGGGGGGATTGGTGGCAAGGTACTATTCAGCAAGTCAGAACTATCTTAAAAATGACGATATCAATAAAATAATTTTTCTTTCAGTGCCTCACAAAGGCTCGGTTTTGGCATCAATAGGCGAGGAATATTTCAAAGACAAATCTATTAAAGAACTGGTTCCTGACAACGAATTGTTCGTAAGCATATTCCCCAATACAATTAACGGCGGGCTCAACAATTCAATACAAACAGGTAATCTTTTAAGCCAGTACGATGAAGTGGTTACAAATGAAAGTGCCGCTCTTGACAAATGGGGGATTAAGACTGAAATATTCAACGTGGGGGAAAACAGTTTCACTGTGCACAATCTGCTAAGCGGCAACATTCTTGATGCTCCGAACCATAAAGGCATATTAAACAACAGCACAGTCTTTAACCGCATCGCTGAAATGTTAAATACCAATCTTCCTTATCCTGCCGTTATAAACAAATAATGTTTTTCATCAAAAAATTATTTTATCCACCGGTTATCCACTAAAAAAATTCTCTTATCCACACGAAATACAATAGATATCCACACAACATATTCACAAAGCTGTGGATATCCATAAAAAAACTCACACCTTCAAACCCTTGTGTCATGCCGTTTTTACGACTTATGCACAACAGCAACAAGCAGCATGTGAATTAATTGTGGATATCTTTTCGCTTTATCCACAAGTCGTCATTACATCTTAACTTAATTATAAATTTCTTAATAAATCTCTTAAAATCCTTTTAAAACCATTTGACAATTGGCTTCTTTAACTGAATTTCATGCTGATATCAAAGGCTTTTACCGAATGGGTAAGGCCTCCAACCGAAATAATATCAACACCCGTGCAAGCAATATCATATATTGTATCTGCGTTCACATTGCCGGATGCTTCTGTGACAGCCCGGCCGTCAATAATTTTAACGGCTTTCTTCATCTCATCAAGGCTCATATTGTCAAGCATTATTATGTCAGCTTTCGCTTCCAGGGCTTCAAGCACCTGTTCAATGGTTTCGGTCTCAACTTCAATCTTCATGGTATGAGGAATCTTCTCGCGCACAAGCTGAACCGCCTGCTTGATTCCTCCTGCGGCTTTAATATGATTGTCCTTTATCAGAACTCCGTCGGAAAGGCAAAACCTGTGGTTGTAGCCGCCACCAACCCGGACTGCGTACTTTTCCAGTACACGAAGCCCGGGCGTTGTCTTTCTTGTATCCACAAGCTTTGCAGGCAAATCCTTTATTTTATCCGCAAGCTGCCTTGTCTTTGTTGCAATGCCCGACAACCTTTGAAGCAGGTTGAGCGCGGTCCTCTCACCCTTTAATAGAGCTCTGGTGTTGCCTTTGATTTTTGCAATTATATCACCGCGTTTTACCGTCTGTCCGTCTTCCACCATCTTCTCAAAAACAACTTGGTCATCCAACATTAAAAAGACCTTTTTTGCAACGTCCAATCCCGCTATCACACCTTCGTCTTTTGAAATCAGCACGGCTTCGGATTGGGATGTTTCATCAATAATATTGTCAGTGGTAATGTCACCTGAAGGAATATCTTCCCTCAACGCATTTATAATGATTCTGTCTATGTCCGATATGTACTGCATGTTTCTTCTCCTTCCCTATTAGTATGTGCTAAATTTTTCTTTTTATTATGTTTCTTTTCCAATTTTCATCGTCAGTTTTTTGATAATCCAGTCTAAAATGCGCCCCACGGCTTTCTTTGCGTTCCAAAGCCGCTTCAATGACAAGCTTTGAAACAAGAACAATGTTTTGCATTTCAAAGTCGCTTACGCTGTTATTTTTCATATCTTTTATCAATTCGTAGTAATCATCAACCTTTTTCTTTGCTTTTTCAAGTCCTTCCCTGTC comes from Acetivibrio thermocellus ATCC 27405 and encodes:
- a CDS encoding alpha/beta-type small acid-soluble spore protein, which encodes MSRRGIMSEELKTEIAKELGVYDTVAREGWGSVTSRDCGNIVKKAIEMAERNLSSK
- a CDS encoding CBS domain-containing protein, which gives rise to MKVRDKMTKTVAYVSPQSSVVEAAQLMQKHNVGSIPVYDQGVVGIVTDRDIVVRNVAHGKTPKDTKVQDVMTSQVTTVTPDMDVEEVTKLMANQQIRRVPVVENNQLVGMLSLGDIAADTRFEMEASEALCEISKPAKPSRM
- a CDS encoding cell wall hydrolase, encoding MSFSARELLARLIKCEAGGEGVDGMKAVATVVMNRVHASYGEYLRVCQGDLRKVIFQPRQFTCVMGKVYGEVNPQTIWSNPPEQIHYDVADWALAGNKLPGVGECLWYYNPYSPTCSQYFPPTGTGKFVTRVNQHCFYRPTELYAQT
- a CDS encoding Ig-like domain-containing protein, which encodes MSVRQVRNRKIFIMIALSLFLLFVHFRQINAFFIGAFYNKNNLNIYLDLINSQVHTISSEPSNKVYLKAVVKDANGKLIPHIEVNFEASKGMGTVQPAKAATDSRGECFVTYVPEYYYNLSPDANPRHVVITASIAGTDTNSTVKLNLVPAPVVFVHGYRETADVFDNLNEFISSKGYTCISLNYDSTLGIEHSAKELELFLQKQKKDFLSQGILVNKFDLITHSMGGLVARYYSASQNYLKNDDINKIIFLSVPHKGSVLASIGEEYFKDKSIKELVPDNELFVSIFPNTINGGLNNSIQTGNLLSQYDEVVTNESAALDKWGIKTEIFNVGENSFTVHNLLSGNILDAPNHKGILNNSTVFNRIAEMLNTNLPYPAVINK
- a CDS encoding GumC family protein, whose product is MEEISLRELIEIIIKGKWIIVAVTAVCIAIGIAVNAFVIKPVYVAQTTLMISSIKKSQIKEQVKSGDGDVNNFSSLIDDILQYPEMSVDNYREQVKNPVILEYIREEMDMKDVPLSSIASKITLNEIKDTDLITIKVTDENPETAAKIANLVGDRFAKLVCETNQKRTESTLEFIENQMKKEKENMEKLLGEYKSYLLQSRGPEEVKMELDAKLEKMTEYKTQLSQIKIDENATKASLDTAKNLINKTPQKLVTDSSLLTNPLLSAVIKEKTGISSEELASMKMSTEQINIIYVELSNIINELEIRLSNLEAQRINIEKVIQECQKEIENLQTEYAEKQQEYEILKKELDLSKEVYNAYQQKYKESMIMQSAETGRSSAVIVSEAIPPANPVAPKKALNVAVAGVVGVGISFAIIFIKEYLIRSKQ
- a CDS encoding Ig-like domain-containing protein; the encoded protein is MKNLKKVLAVLVVISVISTLLVPAFADSFSYEKEAEILYRLGLYKGTSETEYVPNLEGKLDRQTGVVMLLRLFGQEDDALEIPMDEAAQTLAAKFKDAADIADWAQRQVAYAVEKGYVKGYPDGTFLPNADLNGLAFCSLILQQLGYDGDFVFDEAAYKLQEFGGLTAEQAEAFNNKNGINRDSMVGIAFSALQAVYKATGKTVIEVLVENGNVSKELAIELGVLLKAIKEVKALDAVKVQVGKEPVLPEEVEVVYEDDTTEKLAVEWPTVDTSEVGEQEIEGTIKGASGLAYREPKATLKVIVTPEELQVVDVKAPNLKEIVIEFNGEVASKADEKSSYSVEDNTIELVTVSEDKTTVTLTVAGAMTAEEEIEVTIKTATGLKEEVTKTVVPADYENPEAESIALIGPNSFEIKFSEPVQSSSDAEVLVNDGTYYVSEEKLSQDYRTLTVELGVSSLNEGTYKVKVKGYRDYAGNIMRTKTFDLEYVKDTTPPTAKVKEATQNKVVIEFNEPATRDGYSGDEAALTRDYFYQTYSSWKPTKVVASDNNKVYTLYFSEDQNDGGYPVYLLPVGNVTITILKEVDDDAVVDAWGNKLESDLKLTATVAADNEAPTVKSVTAEAEDKIVVVFSEDVNENQAKDKDNYVIKKDGKEIDTAISSITYDSNETKVTIVLDEKLSGGKYTIDIKGIKDTSVSENEMKAVTIEFEVTDKTAPTIEEVTFVDNYIYVRYSEAMSTKGNGSVLNKDNYKLVDDNDKKVEIKKIELFGSDKNKVRITVDSDVDLNVDYELTIANVEDEAGNAISAFDVKAKKLSEEQAPEVSEIRIISKTEIEIVINKILDKATVEKTDFEVERGSNKVALTRISSITYDDGKTIVKGVLPDAVRPANSGDITGYTLYIVGEIKSDTGKEMATGAVSKPVDDKFAPSFVSVANGVYGDASKKGFTLTFDEDIKFLNNSAGLGATDLVIKNGSKTLEAGIDYDVAAIDNKITVTLKGDDYADFTGTLKVSTKDTVKYITDEAGNALNKFENKEVKVQ
- a CDS encoding O-antigen ligase family protein; its protein translation is MGRSNKNSNKGKAKKAVKSIKEENKYGKFRMLILILNLIVIFYSPFVRGLYFEAEQLPAEIFVLVSFAVFWIFKYMEKEKKFISTPIEYCSFGLMIAYFISILGSVSTRLAISEWLKYCMYFAVFFMITDLASTMKDKLIVLWTVIAASVGLCVVGLDSASGGKLVDWLNNVFDFLHIPVEFFGLYVEGRIHSTIQYPNALAAYLMAVFFVTLTISIISSKIWQRLIAGVCSFVFVTTIILTLSRGVMILIPIVLILYLVVIPEGSKLRAFLMALCAAVSSVIPVLFSPLAGRSRSNLWLGIALGIIVSLILTVAVEFLFRLRLKVMPRLKLKPYFLFIPAALVLAGILIVISIPKELELEIYNPERGTKYSFQKSIALKPGKEYKLLLDVSYMNNDGENSLTVLIGSRDKKNIMFGGNTKLAEINEKNSDTLEIPFTVPQGGSLVDIRITNNSEKSKVLIDNAKIIDGKTGKSVKNVKLQYKFIPNSVASRFENLMISRSFIQRQIYLNDGFQMFKDNWLIGAGGGAWPSLVFAYQSYPYWSTQSHAYFLQVAVETGIIGLIVLIMLLLSIVVQFITEYKYKKEEDVNYRILQGTLLTSIFGMFLHSCLDFDLSISSVFLLLWTLMALFNSGYRHNRPVVKGNDGTGSKPGLFYRLNELKPFNTNPIVMTVLSFAIMIMPVLFAAASSFDRKYEKSMSEGNRENALIYIRSAESLDTFNADYKVKYANLLLSSEGLTKEDFETAKKLVSSAEKAGKYSAETLQNAAILYMKMSMFDKGIELVDRAIELKPFYEEGWQLKMNMHYQLALAYLKNDEHENAKKHLDLALSVISNAKAKNERNMDPFAFSEKTMEYLEKMVYMKENFDNLNLGQVDKVKFQSINEMDIDSDNIPDQWNIVQKERVELSISEGNILVNNINDDTLGSFQTRNINFEAGKNYRIELALDNQEDINVLYFVPELHTKFVQLEKTGEGKYSANIELPSDYKAENTFIRFRFSKDSSIKSLIVTEI